ATTGCATAAGGTATTTTAAATCCTAAAAATAGGGCATGATAAAGTATTGTTTCCTTAACATTTGAAACAGGAGAATCTAATATTATTTTTGATATTATAATATCTTTTTCATTAAGTTCTTTTTCATATAAGTAAGGGACTAATGCACTTCCCATACCACCTTGAGAAAAACCATAAAGTATGAAATCTTTAGTATTAAATTTTTCATTTAACATCAACATAGTATTTTTAATATCTACAGAAAACCTATAACCAAATGCTGTTTTAGCCTCATCTGATTTTCCTGAATTTCTTAAATCTGGTATAAAAATATTGTATTCTTCATCAAGTTGCATATCTATAAATAGCTGTAAAAACTTCAAACAGAAAATTCTATTATTTTTTCTACCATGATTAATAATTATTGTTTTTTTTGCATCTTCTTTTTTAATATACCAACCATAAAGATTAATATCACCTGATTTATATGCTATCTCTTCAAATTCCATATCAAAAGAAAGAGGTGAATATTTCCCACAAATAAGCCTATTTTTACTTTTCATTACATACTTTAAAGATTCTTCAAGTGTAACTTTTGGATATTTTTCAATTGCACTTAAAAGATAATCATCTAATAGAAACATCTTACCTCCTATCTCATATAGTATACATTTAAATTTTCCTTATCTCCCGTAATTATTTCGTGAAGAATAAAAGCATTTTTTTCTATCTTAATTAAACTTATATCTATGTTTTTCTCTATATCCTTCCAATTAACAAATATCTTAGGATTATTTAATTTTTTAATATACTTTGCCCCTTTTTCATTTATACCTAAAACT
The genomic region above belongs to Streptobacillus moniliformis DSM 12112 and contains:
- a CDS encoding alpha/beta hydrolase, whose protein sequence is MFLLDDYLLSAIEKYPKVTLEESLKYVMKSKNRLICGKYSPLSFDMEFEEIAYKSGDINLYGWYIKKEDAKKTIIINHGRKNNRIFCLKFLQLFIDMQLDEEYNIFIPDLRNSGKSDEAKTAFGYRFSVDIKNTMLMLNEKFNTKDFILYGFSQGGMGSALVPYLYEKELNEKDIIISKIILDSPVSNVKETILYHALFLGFKIPYAIMSFPLARFNFRIDGKLNELRLSKILGKVPTLILQSEKDETTPYDMVNEEYKIIKNKNVEDPSVIKPIFKAFRKGQHVRIYLQYKWEYTYTIQNFLNLSFNKD